DNA from Bacteroides zoogleoformans:
GTACCTCCCTTGGTGATATATACCTTATCATAAACATTCGGGATTGCACGTCCCCACTTTCGTATCTGATTTTCAACAGATAACCAAAAGCCACTGTTGAAATCATTAATCTGCGGACTCATGTTACTATAATAGAATGTCTGTTCATTAGCCTCCTTGAAATACACACGATCTTCGGAAGCACAAATGTGCCCGCGGTCAAATCCGTCACCTTTATGCCATTCATTGTCCACCTGCATCTCTTTCGGAAGTTTCGGGTCTACATTCCAAGCGTCAGTACGCTTCACGTTATCTTGTTTCGTAACAGTATCGAAAACAAAAGCGACCCATGCCGAATGCTTCATGGCATCATTCCACTCCAGCGCATAATTGAAGACGGTCTGATTATTGACCGACACGGTATGCTCCACATAGTAATTGGCGGAATTGAGGTGCGGAATGGAATAATCGGTCACATAGGCTCTGCCTTCCGTCACCACATTGGCATTCGTATTCACAATCTTTTCGCGCGAAGAGAGGAGATATTCCACCCCTACATCATCACCGTCTATATAGGCAACGCGAAGTTTAAGGAATACATACTCCTGCGGAGTGGTGTAACGCACCCAATAGGCGGAATTCCCTGCAATCGGCGCAGTGGTTTTCCACTCCGTCACCGCAGAAACAGCCGGGAGAGCGGAGAGTTTAGACACTCCGTCGTACTTTGCAAAGCCGTAATTCACCCCTTTAAGCTCTTTATTCCCGATAAGGATTCTTGAAGCAAGCCCTTCGGGCAATAATCCCTCAGCAGTTGCACCACCGCCGGCATAGCCTTTCAGCACAAAGGCCTTGGCGCCTGACTCCGTAAGTTCTATGGAGTTGATGTCCGGACGTTTTTGCATGGAGGCTACCTTATACTCCACGCCAACCTTGTTCCCGTCGATATACGCCACGCGAAGCTTGATGTAACCGTAATGCGTGGTTGTGACATAGCGCACCCAGGCCGTCGCTGCTGCCGTAAGCTCCAATGTCTCTCTCCAGTCGGACACCGTAGAGAAATCCGGCATCGCATCCAAACGCTCCACCTTGCTGCAAACGGCAAAAATATAATCAGTGCCGCACAGCTTTTTATCCTTGATATATACCGGCGTGGCGAAGCCTTCGGGCTGTAAGATTCCTCCGGCGGT
Protein-coding regions in this window:
- a CDS encoding DNA/RNA non-specific endonuclease; the encoded protein is MKKMFKILPCLIAALLIGCSSSGDSPEPTIPKEKVIESTETGSSKLIMLGYSDGVTAGGILQPEGFATPVYIKDKKLCGTDYIFAVCSKVERLDAMPDFSTVSDWRETLELTAAATAWVRYVTTTHYGYIKLRVAYIDGNKVGVEYKVASMQKRPDINSIELTESGAKAFVLKGYAGGGATAEGLLPEGLASRILIGNKELKGVNYGFAKYDGVSKLSALPAVSAVTEWKTTAPIAGNSAYWVRYTTPQEYVFLKLRVAYIDGDDVGVEYLLSSREKIVNTNANVVTEGRAYVTDYSIPHLNSANYYVEHTVSVNNQTVFNYALEWNDAMKHSAWVAFVFDTVTKQDNVKRTDAWNVDPKLPKEMQVDNEWHKGDGFDRGHICASEDRVYFKEANEQTFYYSNMSPQINDFNSGFWLSVENQIRKWGRAIPNVYDKVYITKGGTLNRLLKNFTGTIADPNGIVPATNAGGFTVKGLACPQYYFAAILSEKNGVYHAIAFLVEHKEGLPKKPTATEMQQYLVSIDELEAFSGIDFFCNLPDDLENQVESSYVLTDWAW